One Oryza brachyantha chromosome 3, ObraRS2, whole genome shotgun sequence DNA segment encodes these proteins:
- the LOC102711141 gene encoding protein DETOXIFICATION 48-like: MCNSGTNSSPAPPAPPPPLTSFKNSSHLLRLVDDDGDDGHALLLSKVAGEAQAIGRVSVPMAVTGLVMYSRALISMLFLGRLGELALAGGSLALGFANITGYSVLSGLALGMEPICGQAFGARRGKLLALALHRTVLLLLAVALPISLLWVTSTGYILKQLGQDEGVADAAQTFAAYASADLAVLAVLHPLRVYLRSQNLTLPITACSLFSVLLHGPINYLLVVRLRMGVAGVALAVALTDLNLLLALLCFLAISGAHRDSWVGPTSDCLRGWPALLRLAVPTATAVCLEWWWYELMIVLSGLLANPRATVASMGILIQATSLVYVFPSSLGQGASTRVSHQLGAGRPTGARRAAGAALSIGLVVGAAAATFMVSVRNHWGRMFTSDPNILRLTAVALPIAGLCELGNCPQTAGCGVLRGSARPASGARINLASFYLVGMPVGVALAFGARLGFAGLWLGLLAAQAACAVWMARAVAATDWDVEVARAKELTKASTTSTTNHQHECNTTASAKATAIAVHTKTTTSPAASNINAGGASSDIHGYVPISESGHNNDGSDLEKLEEGLITTTIPGYSGGGGVDTNARDTPQCSNGGAGTAEGNASSSSSSERAPLISEGDDEAGEEHDGDGGGGGHNV; encoded by the exons ATGTGCAACTCCGGCACCAattcctcgccggcgccgccggcgccaccgccgccgctcacctcCTTCAAGAACTCctcccacctcctccgcctcgtggacgatgacggcgacgacggccatgCACTGCTGCTCTCCAAG GTGGCCGGCGAGGCGCAGGCGATCGGGCGGGTGTCGGTGCCGATGGCGGTGACGGGGCTGGTCATGTACTCGCGGGCGCTCATCTCGATGCTGTTCCTTGGCCGGCTGGGGGAGCTGGCGCTCGCCGGAGGGTCGCTGGCGCTCGGCTTCGCCAACATCACCGGCTACTCCGTGCTGTCGGGGCTGGCGCTCGGGATGGAGCCCATCTGCGGCCAGGCGTTCGGCGCGCGCCGCGGGAAGCTGCTGGCGCTGGCGCTCCACCGcaccgtgctgctgctgctcgccgtcgcgctgcccATCTCACTCCTGTGGGTCACCTCCACGGGGTACATACTGAAGCAGCTCGGCCAGGACGAGGGCGTGGCGGACGCGGCGCAGACGTTCGCCGCGTACGCGTCGGCCGACCTGGCGGTGCTCGCCGTGCTGCACCCGCTGCGCGTCTACCTCCGGTCGCAGAACCTGACGCTGCCCATCACCGCCTGCTCGCTCTTCTCCGTGCTGCTCCACGGGCCCATCAACTACCTCCTGGTGGTGCGCCTCCGCAtgggcgtcgccggcgtcgcgctcgccgtcgcgctcacCGACCTCAACCTGCTCCTCGCGCTCCTCTGCTTCCTCGCCATCTCCGGGGCCCACAGGGACTCgtgggtgggccccacctccGACTGCCTCCGCGGATGGCCGGCgctgctccgcctcgccgtgccgaCCGCCACGGCGGTGTGCCTCGAGTGGTGGTGGTACGAGCTCATGATCGTGCTGTCGGGCCTGCTCGCCAACCCGCGCGCCACCGTGGCGTCCATGGGCATCCTCATCCAGGCCACGTCGCTCGTCTACGTGTTCCCTTCCTCCCTCGGCCAGGGCGCGTCCACGCGCGTCAGTCACCAGCTCGGCGCGGGCAGGCCCACTggagcgcgccgcgccgccggcgccgcactCTCCAtcggcctcgtcgtcggcgcggcggcggccaccttcATGGTGTCGGTACGCAACCACTGGGGCCGCATGTTCACGTCGGACCCCAACATCCTCCGCCTCACGGCCGTGGCGCTCCCCATCGCGGGGCTCTGCGAGCTCGGCAACTGCCCGCAGACGGCCGGGTGCGGCGTCCTCCGCGGCAGCGCCCGCCCCGCCAGCGGCGCCCGCATCAACCTGGCGTCCTTCTACCTGGTAGGCATGCCGGTCGGCGTGGCGCTGGCATTCGGCGCGCGCCTCGGTTTCGCCGGCCTCTGGCTGGGTCTCCTCGCGGCGCAGGCCGCCTGCGCGGTCTGGATGGCGCGCGCGGTGGCCGCGACCGACTGGGACGTCGAGGTGGCGCGTGCCAAGGAGCTGACCAAGGCGTCCACTACGTCCACCACCAACCACCAGCACGAGTGCAACACCACCGCCAGCGCAAAGGCTACCGCCATTGCGGTTCACACCAAAACGACAACGTCTCCCGCCGCCAGTAACATCAATGCCGGTGGCGCCAGCAGTGACATCCACGGTTACGTACCAATCAGCGAGAGCGGCCACAACAACGACGGCAGCGACCTGGAGAAGCTGGAAGAAGGGCTCATCACCACCACGATCCCCGGCtatagcggcggcggcggcgtcgacacGAATGCTAGGGACACGCCGCAGTGCAGCAACGGTGGTGCCGGTACGGCGGAGGGAaatgcctcctcctcctcctcctcggagaGGGCCCCGCTCATCAGTGAGGGGGACGACGAGGCGGGGGAggagcacgacggcgacggcggtgggggTGGCCACAACGTCTAG